The following are encoded in a window of Anaerolineae bacterium genomic DNA:
- a CDS encoding glycogen synthase, with product MNVLFVAAEAAPFAKTGGLGDVVGSLPRVLRQQGIDARVMIPQYGIINWERYRIQPLFSFQLPRRTGTADVHIAYTEHEGVPVYFLGGWPYFSGGDFLYTTVEWDIPRYIFFSQAAMGAAWELGNRLSWFPDVFHVHDWHTALIPFLIYESRYHDRWARTASLITIHNLGYQGWNAGGYLWDAGVPPRTHPDLVYQDKTDNLFAIGLAYADELTTVSPRYAEEIQYASFGEGLENLIRARNRDLYGILNGIDTEQFNPATDPHLVRNYSVDTLDQRIENKRALQRDSGLEVRDDVMLIGLVSRLVEMKGIDLAVPAMRHLLTTEDVQFVALGTGKESIENNVRLLGHHFHWKARTTIGFDARLAQRIYAGSDLFLMPSRYEPCGLGQMIAMRYGALPLVRETGGLADTVENYDDGDAEHGTGFRFLWETPDALLGTLRWALYTYRHRPAAWRRMQERAMRRDFSWQKSAELYVQRYERALRKKRT from the coding sequence ATGAATGTACTGTTTGTCGCCGCAGAAGCAGCGCCCTTCGCCAAGACGGGCGGCCTGGGCGACGTTGTCGGCAGCCTGCCCCGGGTCCTGCGCCAGCAGGGAATCGACGCCCGCGTGATGATCCCGCAGTACGGCATCATTAACTGGGAACGCTACAGGATTCAGCCGCTGTTCAGCTTCCAGTTGCCGCGTCGCACGGGCACGGCGGATGTTCATATCGCTTACACCGAGCACGAAGGAGTGCCGGTCTATTTCCTGGGCGGCTGGCCGTACTTCTCCGGCGGAGACTTCCTCTATACCACGGTCGAGTGGGACATCCCGCGCTACATCTTTTTCTCCCAGGCGGCGATGGGAGCCGCCTGGGAACTGGGCAACCGGCTGAGCTGGTTCCCGGATGTGTTCCATGTCCACGACTGGCACACGGCCCTGATCCCGTTTCTCATCTATGAAAGCCGTTACCATGACCGCTGGGCCAGGACAGCCAGCCTGATCACCATCCACAACCTAGGCTACCAGGGGTGGAACGCCGGGGGCTACCTGTGGGATGCTGGCGTCCCGCCGCGCACTCATCCTGATCTGGTTTACCAGGACAAAACCGATAACCTGTTTGCCATCGGGCTGGCTTACGCGGACGAACTGACCACGGTCAGCCCGCGCTACGCTGAGGAAATCCAGTATGCGTCCTTCGGAGAAGGGCTGGAGAACCTGATCCGCGCCCGCAACCGCGACCTGTACGGTATTCTTAACGGCATCGACACCGAACAGTTCAACCCGGCCACCGATCCGCATCTGGTTCGCAACTACTCGGTAGATACGCTCGACCAGCGGATCGAAAACAAGCGCGCTCTGCAGCGCGATTCTGGGCTGGAAGTGCGCGACGATGTCATGCTGATCGGCCTGGTGTCCCGCCTGGTGGAGATGAAGGGAATCGACCTAGCAGTGCCAGCCATGCGCCACCTGCTCACCACCGAGGATGTGCAGTTCGTGGCCCTGGGCACTGGCAAAGAATCGATTGAGAACAACGTCCGGCTGCTGGGCCATCACTTCCATTGGAAAGCGCGGACGACCATCGGGTTTGATGCGCGGCTGGCGCAGCGTATCTACGCCGGTAGCGACCTGTTCCTGATGCCCAGCCGCTACGAACCCTGTGGCCTCGGGCAGATGATCGCCATGCGCTATGGCGCCCTGCCGCTGGTTCGGGAGACGGGTGGACTGGCCGACACCGTGGAGAACTACGACGACGGTGACGCTGAGCACGGCACTGGCTTCCGCTTCCTGTGGGAAACGCCGGACGCCCTGCTGGGCACGCTGCGTTGGGCGCTCTATACCTACCGCCATCGCCCGGCGGCCTGGCGGCGGATGCAGGAGCGGGCCATGCGCCGCGACTTTAGCTGGCAAAAAAGCGCCGAGTTGTATGTTCAACGCTATGAACGGGCGCTGCGGAAAAAACGCACCTGA